In the Hordeum vulgare subsp. vulgare chromosome 7H, MorexV3_pseudomolecules_assembly, whole genome shotgun sequence genome, one interval contains:
- the LOC123410668 gene encoding multiprotein-bridging factor 1c yields MPTGRMSGNITQDWEPVVLRRAKTKAADLKSAKAVNQALRTGAPVETVRKAAAGTNKKASAAAVAAPARKLDEMTEPAGLERVGGDVRAAIQKARVAKGWSQAELAKRVNERAQVVQEYESGKAVPVQAVLAKMERALEVKLRGKAVGAPAPAGTK; encoded by the coding sequence ATGCCGACGGGTCGGATGAGCGGCAACATCACGCAGGACTGGGAGCCGGTGGTCCTGCGGCGGGCGAAGACCAAGGCGGCCGACCTCAAGTCCGCCAAGGCGGTGAACCAGGCGCTGCGGACGGGCGCGCCGGTGGAGACCGTGCGGAAGGCGGCGGCGGGGACGAACAAGAAGGCCTCCGCCGCGGCCGTGGCGGCGCCCGCGAGGAAGCTGGACGAGATGACGGAGCCGGCGGGGCTGGAGCGCGTGGGCGGCGACGTGCGCGCCGCCATCCAGAAGGCTCGCGTGGCCAAAGGGTGGAGCCAGGCGGAGCTGGCCAAGCGCGTCAACGAGCGCGCGCAGGTGGTGCAGGAGTACGAGAGCGGCAAGGCCGTCCCCGTCCAGGCCGTGCTCGCCAAGATGGAGCGCGCGCTCGAGGTCAAGCTGCGGGGCAAGGCGGTTGGGGCTCCCGCGCCCGCCGGAACAAAGTGA